The Camelus bactrianus isolate YW-2024 breed Bactrian camel chromosome 12, ASM4877302v1, whole genome shotgun sequence genome includes a window with the following:
- the LOC105076327 gene encoding olfactory receptor 10A7, whose translation MICENHTQVTEFILLGFTNNSEMQVSLFVLFLAIYTVTLFGNFLIVTVTSVDPALQTPMYFFLRNLSLLEVCFTLVMVPKMLVDLVTPRKIISFVGCGTQMYFFFFFGSSECFLLSMMAYDRFVAICNPLRYSVVMNRSLCLWMAVGSWMSGVPVSMLQTAWLMAHPFCGPNTIDHFFCDGPPVLKLVTQDTTMYEMQALGSTLLFIMFPFSLILVSYTHIIKTILMMPSATGRQKAFSTCSSHLIVVSLFYGTASLTYLRPKSNQSSESKKIVSLSYTVITPMLNPIIYSLRNNEMKGAVKRTITQKVLQKLDVF comes from the coding sequence ATGATTTGTGAAAATCACACCCAAGTGACTGAGTTTATTCTTCTTGGTTTTACCAACAACTCTGAGATGCAAGTTTccctctttgttttgttcctggCCATCTATACGGTCACTTTGTTCGGCAATTTTCTTATTGTCACAGTTACCAGCGTGGATCCTGCTCTTCAAACACCCATGTACTTCTTTCTCAGAAACCTGTCCCTTCTGGAAGTCTGTTTCACCTTGGTCATGGTGCCGAAGATGCTGGTAGACCTAGTGACCCCCAGGAAAATCATCTCTTTTGTAGGCTGTGGTACCCAGatgtacttctttttcttctttggcaGCTCTGAATGTTTCCTTCTCTCTATGATGGCTTACGATCGCTTTGTGGCCATCTGTAACCCTCTCCGTTATTCAGTCGTAATGAATAGGTCCCTCTGCTTGTGGATGGCTGTGGGTTCCTGGATGTCTGGTGTTCCTGTCTCTATGCTACAGACAGCTTGGTTGATGGCCCATCCTTTCTGTGGACCAAACACCATAGACCACTTCTTCTGTGATGGTCCCCCAGTGTTGAAACTAGTCACCCAGGATACAACCATGTACGAAATGCAAGCACTTGGCTCCACACTACTATTTATTATGTTTCCCTTTTCCCTCATTTTGGTTTCCTACACCCACATTATTAAAACCATCCTGATGATGCCCTCTGCTACTGGCCGCCAGAAGGCGTTCTCCACTTGTTCATCCCACCTTATTGTGGTGTCCCTTTTCTATGGAACAGCCAGCTTGACCTACCTACGGCCCAAGTCCAACCAGTCGTCTGAGAGCAAGAAGATAGTATCGTTGTCCTACACTGTCATCACACCTATGCTAAACCCCATCATCTACAGCCTAAGAAACAACGAAATGAAGGGGGCAGTCAAGAGGACAATCACTCAAAAAGTCTTGCAGAAGTTAGATGTGTTTTGA